A window of the Elusimicrobiota bacterium genome harbors these coding sequences:
- the lspA gene encoding signal peptidase II: MKKRSIVLICLLILLDQLTKYIISSAFLVGSSIEILPFFRLTYVTNTGIAFSLFQGSNIFFLIFTVVILSLLVSWYLKNIENISKTVNLSLLLIFSGAIGNLIDRLFRGYVVDFLDFYIGTYHWPAFNLADSCITIGGIILLISALSSKEKNKIKEI; encoded by the coding sequence TTGAAGAAAAGATCAATAGTTTTAATTTGTTTGCTAATTTTATTGGATCAACTGACCAAATATATAATCAGTTCCGCGTTTTTAGTCGGTTCAAGTATTGAGATTTTGCCGTTTTTTAGATTAACTTATGTAACTAATACAGGAATAGCATTCAGTTTATTTCAAGGGTCAAATATTTTTTTCCTGATATTCACTGTTGTAATTCTTTCGTTATTAGTTTCATGGTATTTAAAAAATATTGAAAACATATCTAAGACGGTTAATTTATCTCTTCTGCTGATCTTTTCAGGAGCAATTGGAAATCTCATTGACCGTCTTTTTCGCGGTTATGTTGTTGATTTCTTAGATTTTTACATCGGAACTTATCACTGGCCTGCCTTCAACCTTGCCGATTCCTGTATAACAATAGGCGGAATAATCCTGTTAATTAGTGCTCTTTCCTCAAAAGAGAAAAATAAGATAAAGGAAATTTAA